The Caproicibacterium lactatifermentans genome contains a region encoding:
- the rpsO gene encoding 30S ribosomal protein S15, producing MTKAEKTEIMKKYARHEGDTGSPEVQVAVLTKRINDLTDHLRTHQKDHHSRRGLLKMVGTRRSLLNYLERVDIERYRAIISELNLRK from the coding sequence ATGACAAAGGCAGAAAAGACAGAAATTATGAAGAAGTATGCACGGCACGAGGGCGACACTGGCTCTCCGGAAGTACAGGTTGCTGTCCTGACCAAGCGCATCAATGACCTGACTGACCATCTGCGTACTCACCAGAAGGATCATCACAGCCGCCGCGGCCTGCTGAAAATGGTTGGCACCCGCCGCAGCCTGCTGAACTATCTGGAGCGCGTGGATATTGAGCGCTACCGTGCTATCATCAGCGAACTGAATCTGCGTAAGTAA
- the ribF gene encoding riboflavin biosynthesis protein RibF, translating to MKIYQELIPCEEPTAVALGSFDGLHLGHRAVISQTLGEPGLVPTVLTFARNPLCDLGGKTGGELMTQQQKEQVLEKFGIKQLYRLQFASIMHLTAEQFVDEVLIKVCHAKKVCCGFNFTFGEGGSATSADLTHLCTQRGLRVAVKPAVMADNAPISSTRIRALVRAGAVGEAARLLGRPYSYLSTVQHGQQLGRRLGTPTLNQKIPDNFVLPRFGVYASRVTLNGHIYCGVTNVGIRPTVDGHFVSAETWMPDYTGPEVYGATVCTDLLHFIRPEKKFASVEALGKQIRQDGEHARIYLQQECKQAFA from the coding sequence ATGAAAATCTACCAAGAACTGATACCCTGTGAGGAGCCGACAGCAGTGGCACTCGGTTCCTTTGACGGGCTGCACCTGGGGCACAGGGCGGTCATTTCTCAGACATTGGGTGAACCGGGACTCGTTCCCACCGTGCTCACCTTTGCCCGAAATCCCCTGTGTGATTTGGGTGGAAAAACTGGCGGCGAATTGATGACGCAGCAGCAGAAAGAACAGGTGCTGGAGAAATTTGGTATCAAGCAGCTGTACCGGCTGCAGTTCGCAAGCATTATGCACCTGACCGCAGAGCAGTTTGTGGATGAGGTTCTTATCAAAGTCTGCCACGCAAAAAAAGTGTGCTGCGGGTTTAATTTTACGTTTGGAGAGGGCGGCAGTGCGACCAGCGCGGATCTTACCCACCTGTGTACACAGCGTGGTCTGCGTGTAGCAGTCAAACCAGCCGTTATGGCTGACAATGCACCCATCAGCAGCACCCGTATTCGCGCACTGGTGCGGGCAGGCGCGGTCGGCGAGGCAGCCCGCCTGCTGGGCAGACCATACAGCTACCTTTCAACGGTACAGCACGGCCAGCAGCTGGGCCGTCGGCTTGGAACGCCGACACTGAACCAAAAAATCCCGGACAACTTTGTCCTGCCGCGGTTCGGCGTGTATGCCAGCCGTGTTACCCTGAACGGACACATCTACTGCGGTGTAACCAATGTGGGTATACGGCCCACCGTAGATGGACACTTTGTGTCTGCGGAAACATGGATGCCGGATTATACTGGGCCGGAAGTGTACGGCGCAACGGTATGCACCGATTTACTGCACTTCATTCGTCCGGAAAAGAAGTTTGCCAGTGTGGAGGCATTGGGCAAACAGATTCGGCAGGACGGCGAACACGCAAGGATCTACCTGCAACAAGAATGCAAACAGGCATTTGCGTAA
- the truB gene encoding tRNA pseudouridine(55) synthase TruB, translating into MTGVLVLDKPEGFTSFDAVAVLRGLTGERKIGHTGTLDPMATGVLPMLLGKATRALPFLAERPKEYEASFAFGTATDTLDCTGTVQSRDDTPISRESLLAVLPRFTGEILQTPPMYSALRHNGVRLYDLARQGKTVERPPRRVTIYRLELLSYRETDRTGTLRVRCSGGTYVRTLCADIGEALGSHGMMTALRRTAAAGFTLDDAVSLTQAKAMGRERLLQKVLPVEHLFADLPQVTVTMPQAKRFANGGGLSLDRLHLPEGLCGNCRVRDPEGNFLGLGAEEKGKGQLCVVRLFCTQEDVQNENLPRTDTL; encoded by the coding sequence ATGACCGGAGTGCTGGTGTTGGACAAACCGGAAGGCTTTACCTCTTTTGACGCAGTAGCAGTACTGCGGGGCCTTACCGGTGAACGAAAAATTGGTCATACTGGTACACTGGACCCCATGGCAACCGGTGTGCTGCCCATGCTGCTGGGAAAGGCGACAAGAGCGCTGCCTTTTTTGGCCGAACGGCCCAAAGAATATGAAGCGTCCTTCGCGTTTGGTACGGCGACAGATACGCTGGACTGCACCGGAACGGTGCAGTCGCGGGATGATACACCTATTTCCCGGGAAAGCCTGCTGGCGGTTCTGCCGCGCTTTACTGGGGAGATTCTGCAGACACCGCCTATGTACAGCGCGCTGCGGCATAACGGCGTGCGTCTGTACGATTTGGCCCGGCAGGGAAAGACCGTGGAGCGCCCGCCACGCCGTGTGACTATTTACCGGCTAGAACTGCTTTCTTATAGGGAAACAGACCGTACCGGAACACTGCGGGTGAGGTGTTCCGGTGGTACTTATGTGCGCACACTGTGTGCGGATATAGGGGAAGCACTTGGCTCACACGGAATGATGACAGCCCTGCGCCGGACGGCTGCGGCAGGCTTTACATTGGACGATGCCGTTTCACTGACACAGGCGAAAGCTATGGGACGGGAACGGCTCCTGCAGAAGGTTCTGCCGGTGGAGCATTTGTTTGCGGACCTGCCGCAGGTGACAGTGACCATGCCGCAGGCGAAACGCTTTGCAAACGGCGGCGGACTGTCGCTGGACCGTCTGCACCTGCCAGAGGGACTTTGCGGGAACTGTCGTGTGAGGGACCCTGAGGGGAATTTCCTCGGCCTTGGCGCAGAAGAGAAGGGGAAGGGCCAGCTTTGTGTTGTGCGCCTTTTCTGCACACAGGAGGATGTACAAAATGAAAATCTACCAAGAACTGATACCCTGTGA
- a CDS encoding DHH family phosphoesterase: protein MEVSLNEAAAWLLQQQDITILCHQSPDGDTLGSGSALCRALRRLGKHAQVLCCDPVGSRFSFLFAGMEEQKFEPKTIVSLDVADEQLLGELQPVYGGKIQLCIDHHPSNTHYAQRYHVEPKAAATCEILCSFLPLLGVPLDEPIAEDLYTGIITDTGCFQFINTTPHTLRMAASLMELGVPTHKINRAMFATKSRQRLELEKQALNHIEYYRNGRIAVIPLTYAMVQQTGASDDDTDGIANIPRSIEGVQVGITVKEKSDGKIKVSLRAQPPVNASVICSRFGGGGHPGAAGCAMIGCNMEEAMKKIVAATADYLEKL, encoded by the coding sequence ATGGAAGTAAGCCTGAATGAGGCCGCCGCATGGCTTCTGCAGCAGCAGGACATTACCATTCTGTGCCATCAATCGCCGGACGGCGACACACTTGGCAGCGGAAGTGCCCTGTGCCGTGCGCTGCGCCGTCTTGGCAAGCACGCCCAGGTGCTGTGCTGTGACCCAGTAGGCTCCCGCTTTTCCTTCCTCTTTGCGGGCATGGAAGAACAGAAATTTGAACCAAAAACCATTGTTTCGCTAGATGTGGCGGACGAGCAGCTGCTGGGGGAACTGCAGCCGGTCTACGGCGGTAAAATACAGCTCTGCATTGACCACCACCCAAGCAATACGCACTATGCACAGCGGTATCATGTGGAACCGAAGGCCGCGGCAACCTGCGAAATTTTGTGCAGCTTTCTGCCGCTGCTGGGTGTTCCGCTGGACGAGCCAATAGCAGAGGACCTGTATACTGGCATAATTACCGATACCGGCTGCTTTCAGTTCATCAACACCACACCGCATACCCTGCGAATGGCGGCGAGCCTGATGGAACTGGGAGTACCGACACATAAAATTAACCGCGCTATGTTTGCAACTAAAAGCCGCCAGCGGCTGGAGCTGGAAAAACAGGCGCTGAATCATATCGAATATTATCGAAACGGCAGAATTGCTGTCATTCCGCTGACGTACGCCATGGTACAGCAGACCGGTGCAAGCGATGATGACACGGATGGAATTGCCAACATTCCCCGTTCCATAGAGGGCGTGCAGGTGGGCATTACCGTCAAAGAAAAATCTGACGGAAAAATAAAAGTTTCGCTGCGTGCGCAGCCACCGGTGAACGCTTCAGTTATTTGCAGCCGGTTCGGCGGCGGCGGGCACCCGGGTGCCGCCGGCTGTGCGATGATTGGCTGTAATATGGAAGAGGCAATGAAGAAAATCGTTGCCGCAACAGCGGACTATTTGGAGAAATTATGA
- the rbfA gene encoding 30S ribosome-binding factor RbfA, protein MPSYKLDRTTEDIRRELTAVFRELKDPRVSNTLLSIVRVEVSRDLSYCTVYVSDMEGMERAQRAVQGLKSAAGFIRHELGSRLSLRHVPELTFKATDSIEYSANISRILEDLKEEKHGSKPE, encoded by the coding sequence ATGCCGAGTTATAAGCTGGACCGCACGACAGAGGATATCCGCCGCGAACTGACAGCTGTTTTCCGTGAACTGAAAGACCCGCGTGTGAGCAACACACTGCTGAGCATCGTGCGGGTAGAAGTGAGCCGGGACCTTTCGTACTGCACAGTGTATGTCAGCGATATGGAAGGCATGGAGCGCGCCCAGCGGGCAGTGCAGGGACTGAAGTCTGCCGCCGGATTTATCCGCCACGAACTGGGAAGCCGCCTTTCCCTGCGGCATGTACCGGAACTGACCTTTAAGGCAACGGATTCCATTGAGTACAGCGCGAATATTTCCCGTATTCTGGAGGACCTGAAGGAGGAGAAACATGGAAGTAAGCCTGAATGA
- the infB gene encoding translation initiation factor IF-2 has product MMIKYRVHEVAKDLNVPNKDVIDVLQKYTGETKKHMTALNEDELDLVFETFTQKNNKKDLNDYFAQREERAVTVSEEGSAKEIPLKEAAKKQENNGRRPGRNARGAQNQNQNQNRNQNNRQPGKPQQKGAAAKPKKDSIRQKATIIGHIGLGNDNASRHSHERIVDTRSHDVELDKYNEKYDRLANEKVKTDNVVHKQKLNQKSARYRRGRRPKRETEAERLRRIAAERKAKPITVQIPESITVGELALRLKATVAEVIKKLMQNGVFASINDEIDFDTASLVAMEFHAKVEKEVEVTIEEQIIDDSEDKEEDLETRAPVVVVMGHVDHGKTSLLDAIRHTNVTSSEAGGITQHIGAYQVKVNDRMVTFLDTPGHEAFTTMRARGAMATDIAVLVVAADDGVMPQTIEAIHHAKAAKVNIIVAVNKIDKPGANPQMVMEQLTKYGIVPEEWGGNVPCIPVSAKTGTGLNDLLEMILLVADMKELKANPNRPAKGVIIEARLDKGRGPIATMLVQNGTLHQGDIVVAGTSVGRVRAMTNESGREITSAKPSVPVEVTGLDSVPAGGDTFNAVSDERLARELVEQRRTAKKEEKFNARTKVTLDNLFEQMQLGDMKELQLIVKADVQGSVEAVTQSLEKISNDEVRVNVIHGAVGAISESDVMLAAASNAIIVGFNVRPDPVAEENAKRDGVDIRLYRVIYDCIQEIESAMKGMLDPKYREVQLGRAECRETYKISSVGLVIGAHVVSGKITRGASARVVRDGIVVADDTIASLRRFKDDVKEVVEGYDCGICLEKFSDIKIGDILEAYTMEAYQPE; this is encoded by the coding sequence ATGATGATTAAATACCGGGTGCACGAGGTAGCGAAGGATCTCAATGTCCCAAACAAGGACGTCATTGATGTCCTGCAGAAATACACTGGCGAAACAAAAAAGCACATGACTGCTTTAAATGAGGACGAACTGGATTTGGTATTTGAAACTTTTACACAGAAGAATAATAAAAAAGACCTAAATGATTACTTTGCACAGCGGGAGGAAAGAGCCGTGACGGTATCCGAAGAGGGTTCGGCAAAAGAAATTCCGCTGAAAGAAGCAGCAAAGAAACAGGAGAACAACGGCCGTCGTCCCGGCAGAAATGCCCGCGGTGCCCAAAACCAGAATCAGAACCAAAATAGGAACCAGAACAACCGACAGCCCGGAAAGCCGCAGCAGAAAGGTGCTGCAGCAAAGCCGAAAAAGGACTCTATCCGCCAAAAGGCAACGATTATTGGACATATTGGCCTTGGCAACGACAACGCTTCCCGCCATTCACACGAGCGCATTGTAGATACCCGCTCCCATGATGTTGAACTGGATAAATACAATGAGAAATATGACCGTCTGGCAAACGAAAAAGTCAAGACAGACAATGTTGTGCATAAGCAGAAACTGAATCAGAAAAGTGCCCGCTACCGCCGCGGCCGTCGGCCCAAGAGAGAAACAGAGGCTGAGCGTCTGCGCCGTATTGCGGCAGAACGCAAGGCAAAGCCGATTACCGTGCAGATTCCGGAAAGCATTACAGTCGGCGAACTGGCACTGCGTCTGAAAGCAACCGTTGCCGAAGTGATTAAAAAGCTGATGCAGAACGGTGTGTTTGCTTCCATCAACGATGAAATCGATTTTGATACGGCTTCTCTGGTCGCAATGGAATTCCACGCAAAGGTGGAAAAAGAAGTCGAAGTCACCATCGAGGAACAGATTATTGATGACAGCGAAGATAAAGAAGAAGATTTGGAAACACGTGCGCCGGTCGTCGTTGTTATGGGCCATGTTGACCATGGCAAAACAAGCCTGTTGGACGCTATCCGCCATACCAATGTGACGAGCAGCGAAGCCGGCGGCATTACACAGCATATCGGTGCATATCAGGTTAAGGTAAATGACCGCATGGTCACGTTCCTGGATACTCCAGGTCATGAGGCTTTTACAACCATGCGTGCCCGCGGTGCAATGGCAACGGATATTGCGGTCCTGGTTGTTGCGGCAGATGACGGCGTTATGCCGCAGACCATTGAGGCAATTCACCATGCAAAGGCAGCAAAGGTCAATATCATTGTTGCTGTTAATAAAATAGATAAGCCCGGCGCCAATCCTCAGATGGTTATGGAACAGCTTACAAAGTACGGCATTGTGCCGGAAGAGTGGGGCGGCAACGTGCCATGTATTCCGGTTTCCGCAAAAACAGGAACTGGTCTGAACGACTTGCTGGAAATGATTCTGCTGGTTGCAGACATGAAGGAACTGAAGGCGAACCCGAACCGTCCGGCAAAGGGCGTCATTATTGAAGCACGTCTGGACAAGGGCCGCGGTCCGATTGCCACCATGCTGGTCCAAAACGGTACCCTGCATCAGGGCGATATTGTTGTAGCAGGCACCAGCGTCGGTCGTGTACGTGCAATGACAAACGAAAGTGGCAGGGAAATTACCTCGGCAAAGCCCAGTGTACCGGTGGAAGTCACCGGTCTGGATAGTGTACCGGCCGGCGGCGATACCTTTAACGCTGTTTCGGATGAACGTCTGGCCCGTGAGCTGGTGGAACAGCGCCGCACTGCTAAGAAAGAGGAGAAGTTTAACGCACGTACCAAGGTTACCCTGGATAACCTGTTTGAGCAGATGCAGCTGGGCGATATGAAAGAGTTACAGCTGATTGTTAAGGCGGATGTGCAGGGTTCGGTTGAGGCAGTTACACAATCACTGGAGAAAATCTCCAATGATGAAGTGCGTGTCAATGTCATTCACGGCGCTGTTGGTGCCATCAGCGAAAGCGATGTCATGCTGGCAGCGGCCAGCAACGCCATTATCGTTGGCTTTAATGTGCGTCCGGACCCGGTCGCGGAGGAAAACGCCAAGCGTGATGGTGTGGATATTCGTCTGTACCGTGTCATTTATGACTGCATTCAGGAAATTGAATCCGCTATGAAAGGCATGCTGGACCCGAAGTACCGCGAAGTACAGCTTGGCCGTGCCGAATGCCGCGAGACCTACAAAATCAGCAGTGTTGGCCTTGTTATTGGCGCCCATGTGGTCTCCGGAAAGATTACCCGCGGTGCCAGTGCGCGTGTTGTGCGTGACGGCATTGTCGTGGCAGATGATACAATCGCTTCTCTGCGCCGCTTTAAGGATGACGTAAAGGAAGTTGTGGAAGGCTATGACTGCGGCATCTGCCTGGAAAAATTCTCCGATATTAAAATCGGTGATATTTTGGAAGCATATACCATGGAGGCTTATCAGCCGGAATAA
- a CDS encoding L7Ae/L30e/S12e/Gadd45 family ribosomal protein has protein sequence MPVNKILSMLGLCRRAGRIQLGHDPVLESVRSGKARLVLLARDLSAHTAGGIQYAAQQMGIPVCVLSCTMEEMGAALGKYAGAAAVEDTGFANKLKTLCTDR, from the coding sequence ATGCCTGTGAATAAGATACTGTCCATGCTGGGACTGTGCCGCCGGGCCGGTAGAATACAGCTAGGCCATGACCCTGTGCTGGAAAGTGTGCGCAGCGGAAAAGCCCGGCTGGTCCTGCTGGCGCGGGACCTTTCCGCACACACAGCGGGCGGCATTCAATACGCCGCCCAGCAGATGGGCATACCTGTATGTGTATTGAGCTGCACCATGGAAGAAATGGGCGCGGCGCTGGGAAAATATGCGGGTGCCGCAGCAGTGGAGGACACCGGCTTTGCCAATAAATTGAAGACGCTTTGTACGGACAGATGA
- the rnpM gene encoding RNase P modulator RnpM has translation MHQKKVPLRMCTGCGEMKQKKELVRVVRSPEGEISLDLTGRKPGRGAYVCRSIVCLRRACKARRFEKAFSCQIPEEVYDRMEKEMEQDACE, from the coding sequence GTGCACCAGAAAAAAGTTCCGCTGCGGATGTGTACCGGATGCGGTGAGATGAAACAAAAAAAAGAATTGGTCCGAGTGGTGCGTTCCCCCGAAGGGGAAATTTCACTGGATTTAACCGGCCGCAAACCGGGACGGGGCGCCTACGTGTGCCGCAGTATTGTCTGCCTGCGCCGTGCATGCAAAGCACGCCGTTTTGAAAAGGCCTTTTCCTGCCAGATACCGGAAGAAGTTTATGACCGTATGGAGAAGGAGATGGAACAGGATGCCTGTGAATAA
- the nusA gene encoding transcription termination factor NusA produces MKTSEEDIGIVESLEMLEKERGIPKDYMVEQICKAITTACKNSYDNDNVSVYLNKDKNEFEVFLRKEVVDDVLDPNNEIMLEKARRIDPTCVEGDQVSVQLHTKEFGRIAAHQARGVIRQGIRAGERGLMLKEFQAKHQELVDAIVERVDPRSGAATVRIGKSEALLPRSEMVENETFRDGDHIKVYVVDVRDTEKGPHAIISRTHPDLVKRLFETEVPEIYDGTVEIKAVSREAGSRTKLAVLSHDPAVDAVGACIGARGGRVGVIVDELGGEKIDIVEYSDDPQQFIANALSPANVLSVELAEDGSHACRVTVPDSQLSLAIGNKGQNARLAAKLTGWKIDIKPESGFYGDGETEGSAQQPEKEIAEPEE; encoded by the coding sequence ATGAAAACGAGTGAGGAAGACATCGGGATTGTGGAATCCCTGGAAATGCTGGAGAAAGAGCGCGGTATCCCGAAGGACTATATGGTCGAGCAGATTTGTAAGGCAATCACTACAGCCTGCAAAAACAGCTATGACAACGACAACGTTTCTGTCTATTTGAACAAAGACAAAAATGAATTTGAAGTATTCCTGCGCAAAGAAGTTGTGGACGATGTTCTGGACCCCAACAATGAGATTATGCTGGAAAAGGCGCGCAGAATTGACCCAACCTGTGTCGAGGGTGACCAGGTAAGCGTACAGCTGCACACCAAAGAGTTCGGACGCATTGCCGCGCATCAGGCACGCGGTGTCATTCGGCAGGGCATTCGTGCCGGTGAGCGCGGTTTGATGCTCAAGGAATTCCAGGCAAAGCACCAAGAACTGGTGGATGCTATAGTAGAGCGGGTGGACCCGCGCTCCGGAGCGGCGACCGTCCGCATCGGCAAAAGTGAAGCACTGCTGCCGCGCAGCGAAATGGTGGAGAACGAAACATTCCGCGACGGCGACCATATCAAAGTGTATGTTGTAGATGTGCGTGATACCGAAAAAGGCCCGCATGCGATTATCAGCCGCACGCATCCGGATCTTGTCAAACGCCTGTTTGAAACAGAAGTACCGGAAATTTACGACGGCACAGTTGAAATTAAGGCCGTTTCCCGTGAAGCCGGTTCCCGTACAAAGCTGGCAGTTTTGTCCCACGACCCAGCAGTGGACGCCGTCGGTGCCTGCATTGGTGCACGCGGCGGCCGTGTCGGCGTCATTGTCGACGAACTCGGCGGTGAAAAAATCGATATTGTCGAATACAGCGATGACCCACAGCAGTTTATTGCCAACGCATTGTCCCCGGCCAATGTCCTTTCGGTGGAGTTGGCAGAGGACGGTTCCCATGCCTGCCGTGTTACCGTACCAGATAGCCAGCTGTCCCTGGCAATCGGCAATAAGGGACAAAATGCCCGCCTGGCGGCAAAGCTGACAGGCTGGAAAATCGACATTAAGCCGGAAAGCGGTTTTTACGGCGATGGGGAAACTGAGGGGTCGGCACAGCAGCCGGAAAAGGAAATCGCTGAACCGGAGGAGTAA
- the rimP gene encoding ribosome maturation factor RimP: protein MAARKKGPNTAQAVRELAQPLAEELGLQLWDVRFVKEGADWYLRIYIDKEGGISIDDCVNMTHAVDKPLDALDAVAGSYTLEVSSPGINRQLTRPEHFAACIGRLVWVRFIRPFADGSREVIGTLAAYKDAAMTLQNEQGETMTVPTADTAWVKLYDDDDGGNHENE from the coding sequence ATGGCAGCAAGAAAAAAAGGCCCTAATACCGCGCAGGCGGTGCGGGAACTGGCACAGCCGCTGGCAGAAGAACTGGGGCTTCAGCTGTGGGACGTGCGCTTTGTGAAAGAGGGCGCCGACTGGTATCTGCGTATTTATATCGACAAAGAGGGCGGCATTTCCATTGATGACTGCGTCAATATGACGCACGCGGTCGACAAACCACTGGATGCACTGGACGCGGTTGCCGGTTCCTATACGCTGGAGGTCAGTTCCCCCGGCATTAACCGTCAGCTGACTAGACCGGAGCATTTTGCCGCCTGCATAGGCAGACTGGTATGGGTGCGCTTTATCCGTCCCTTTGCAGATGGAAGCCGTGAGGTAATAGGGACTCTGGCTGCTTACAAGGATGCTGCTATGACGCTACAGAACGAACAGGGAGAAACCATGACGGTTCCCACAGCGGACACGGCCTGGGTAAAACTGTACGATGACGATGATGGAGGCAACCATGAAAACGAGTGA
- a CDS encoding stage V sporulation T C-terminal domain-containing protein, with protein sequence MKATGIVRRIDDLGRVVIPKEIRRTLRIREGDALEIFTDNQGGVIFKKYSPIGEMSLFSTQMAEVLSKTAGVPALVCDRDHVVAAAGVSKREYLERRISQELEDCINARHSFVQAEGKELHPVEGMGECAAVAISPILAQSDVHGAVVLLVGGTGAPAEGGRLTQLAADFLAKQLES encoded by the coding sequence TTGAAAGCGACCGGGATCGTAAGAAGAATAGATGACCTGGGGCGGGTGGTCATCCCGAAGGAAATCCGCCGTACACTGCGTATCCGAGAGGGCGATGCTCTGGAAATCTTTACAGACAATCAGGGTGGCGTCATTTTTAAAAAATATTCACCGATTGGAGAAATGTCGTTGTTTTCTACCCAGATGGCAGAGGTGCTCAGCAAAACCGCTGGTGTACCCGCGCTGGTGTGCGACCGGGACCATGTAGTTGCCGCTGCTGGTGTTTCAAAACGGGAATACCTGGAACGGCGCATTAGTCAGGAACTGGAAGACTGCATCAATGCCCGTCACAGCTTTGTGCAGGCAGAGGGAAAGGAACTGCACCCTGTGGAGGGTATGGGAGAATGCGCCGCTGTGGCGATAAGCCCCATTTTGGCGCAAAGTGATGTTCACGGCGCAGTGGTCCTGCTTGTCGGCGGTACCGGCGCGCCCGCGGAAGGCGGCCGATTGACACAGCTGGCGGCCGATTTTCTGGCGAAACAGCTGGAAAGCTGA
- the rpe gene encoding ribulose-phosphate 3-epimerase gives MKIAVSILGANFADLGTEVRQLDRAGADWVHVDVMDGHFVPNITFGPNMVHSLRPLTEKPLDVHLMISQPQAYIPQFIQAGADVVTFHLEAEGDPAQTIQQIHAAGAKAGISVKPGTPVTALRPYLSQVDMVLIMSVEPGFGGQKFNPAMLEKVRWLKKEAPQLPVEIDGGINPDTIHAAAEAGVEIFVAGSAIVGKADYKAAVTALHRASE, from the coding sequence ATGAAAATCGCAGTATCTATTTTGGGAGCGAACTTTGCAGACCTTGGCACCGAGGTCCGTCAGCTGGACCGTGCCGGTGCGGATTGGGTACATGTGGACGTCATGGATGGCCACTTTGTGCCAAATATTACATTTGGCCCGAATATGGTGCATTCCCTGCGGCCGCTGACGGAAAAGCCGCTGGACGTACATTTAATGATTTCACAGCCGCAAGCATACATTCCACAATTTATTCAGGCGGGTGCCGATGTGGTCACGTTCCATCTGGAAGCGGAGGGCGACCCGGCGCAGACCATTCAGCAAATCCATGCGGCCGGAGCGAAGGCCGGTATTTCCGTTAAGCCGGGGACACCGGTCACCGCACTACGGCCCTATCTTTCACAGGTAGACATGGTTCTCATCATGAGCGTGGAACCGGGGTTCGGCGGCCAGAAATTCAACCCAGCCATGCTGGAAAAAGTTCGCTGGCTGAAAAAAGAAGCACCGCAGCTGCCGGTGGAAATAGACGGTGGTATTAATCCGGACACTATCCATGCGGCGGCTGAGGCCGGCGTGGAAATCTTTGTCGCGGGCAGTGCTATTGTTGGAAAGGCGGACTATAAAGCCGCCGTGACGGCGCTGCACCGCGCATCTGAGTAG
- a CDS encoding G5 domain-containing protein: MHKASRTLLALGAVFTFGLGTAGTAMAATETATVTKNGESKALYMLTSSDTNDILKKAGVTINNGDLVLRSASPEGNIKVDVRTAYPVTVAADGNYSIVTAHYGDTARQVLAQAGIKLGTVDTVNVPLDQVMSKNTRINVNRNHIVTVEADGVKSQVILPVSASAKESVHKAGVALNTNDEVRTDSDKKTVSVSRVTYKETSTTEEIPYETVVKEDSSLLAGHTEVQSSGRNGTRKIVYRTKYIDGKKDKTEKVSASVVKEAVNRIVVKGTKVKETEQPAAEKSSSSQSTAKKTATASSSSKKTTASGLSYSRMLTGMCTAYTGGGTTATGLPAAVGRVAVNPNVIPYGTRLYITSADGSYVYGYAVAADTGGFVNTSSTMVDLYMNSESECENFGRRSMNIYILN, encoded by the coding sequence ATGCATAAGGCAAGCAGAACGTTACTTGCACTGGGCGCTGTCTTTACCTTTGGGTTGGGCACCGCCGGTACAGCCATGGCCGCCACAGAAACCGCGACCGTGACCAAAAACGGAGAAAGCAAAGCACTTTACATGCTGACGAGCAGTGACACGAACGACATCCTGAAAAAAGCAGGCGTTACCATAAACAACGGTGACTTGGTCCTGCGTTCCGCAAGTCCGGAGGGAAACATAAAGGTTGATGTCCGGACCGCTTACCCCGTGACCGTCGCGGCGGACGGCAATTACTCCATCGTTACCGCCCATTACGGTGATACTGCACGGCAGGTGCTGGCGCAGGCCGGTATAAAGCTGGGCACAGTGGATACCGTCAATGTGCCGCTGGATCAGGTGATGTCGAAAAACACCCGAATTAACGTCAACCGCAACCACATTGTTACGGTAGAAGCAGACGGGGTGAAGTCCCAGGTAATCCTGCCGGTGTCGGCTTCCGCAAAAGAATCCGTCCACAAGGCGGGTGTTGCGCTGAATACGAACGATGAAGTGCGTACCGATTCCGACAAAAAGACCGTTTCCGTTTCCCGTGTCACTTATAAGGAGACTTCCACTACGGAAGAAATTCCTTATGAAACAGTCGTCAAGGAAGACAGCAGCCTGCTGGCGGGCCACACAGAAGTGCAGTCATCCGGCCGCAATGGTACCAGAAAGATTGTGTACCGCACAAAGTACATAGATGGTAAAAAAGATAAAACCGAAAAAGTTTCCGCTTCTGTTGTAAAAGAAGCTGTGAACCGCATTGTTGTCAAGGGAACCAAAGTGAAAGAAACAGAGCAGCCGGCTGCCGAGAAGAGCAGTTCCAGCCAATCTACTGCTAAGAAGACAGCAACGGCTTCCTCCAGCAGTAAAAAGACCACAGCCAGCGGCCTTTCTTACAGCCGTATGCTGACCGGTATGTGCACAGCATATACTGGCGGCGGCACCACCGCCACCGGCTTGCCCGCGGCAGTGGGACGTGTAGCAGTCAATCCGAACGTGATTCCCTATGGCACACGTTTGTACATCACTTCCGCTGACGGCAGCTATGTGTATGGCTATGCGGTCGCGGCAGATACCGGTGGATTTGTAAACACCAGTTCTACCATGGTTGACTTGTACATGAACTCGGAATCGGAGTGCGAAAACTTCGGACGCCGCAGCATGAATATTTACATTCTCAACTGA